A single window of Balaenoptera ricei isolate mBalRic1 chromosome 15, mBalRic1.hap2, whole genome shotgun sequence DNA harbors:
- the GZF1 gene encoding GDNF-inducible zinc finger protein 1 isoform X2 yields MESGAVLLESKSSPLNLLHEMHQLRLLGHLCDVTVSVEYQGVREEFMAHKAVLAATSKFFKEVFLNEKTADGTRTNVYLDEVQVADFASFLEFVYTAKVQVEEDRVQRMLEMAEKLKCLDLSETCFQLKKQMLESVLLELQNFSESQEAEGSSGSQVAAAVTPDARAGVAADSPLANGVAGSLDPPAARIGNSLLPDLPSRKSREKPDKRKETAKSPYPKFRRASGRLAGRKVFVEIPKKKYTRRLREQQKSAEQDTGDRGGPREPSPDAGGTVKELVTVAKDEEDGGAGAEAEAVLPKAGQGEEEDEDEEEEGEEGAGRRRSNFQCTRCEKAFLYEKSFLKHVRHHHGVATEVVHRCDTCGQTFANRCNLKGHQRHVHSSERHFPCELCGKKFKRKKDVKRHVVQVHEGGGERHQCQQCGKGLSSKTALRLHERTHTGHKPYGCTECPATFSQPSALKTHLRIHTGEKPFVCDECGARFTQNHMLIYHKRCHTGERPFMCETCGKSFASKEYLKHHNRIHTGSKPFKCEVCFRTFAQRNSLYQHIKVHTGERPYCCDQCGKQFTQLNALQRHHRIHTGEKPFMCNACGRTFTDKSTLRRHTSIHDKTTPWKSFLVIVDGSPKNGDGHKTEQPDEEYTPSKLSDKLLSFAENGHFHNLATVQGSMPAVHDDSPADPACKSDGPVGSQDTLLATTINELSELTPQTDPGPHSSTL; encoded by the exons ATGGAGAGTGGTGCAGTTCTGCTGGAATCCAAGTCCTCCCCGCTTAACCTTCTGCATGAAATGCACCAGCTCCGCCTGCTGGGTCACCTGTGCGACGTGACTGTCAGCGTGGAGTACCAGGGCGTCCGGGAGGAATTCATGGCCCACAAGGCGGTGCTGGCAGCCACCAGcaagttttttaaggaagtgtTTCTTAATGAGAAGACTGCGGACGGCACGAGGACTAATGTCTACTTAGACGAAGTGCAGGTGGCTGACTTCGCTTCTTTTCTTGAGTTCGTCTACACTGCAAAGGTCCAGGTGGAGGAAGATCGGGTGCAGCGAATGCTGGAAATGGCAGAAAAGCTGAAATGTTTGGACTTATCTGAAACCTGTTTTCAGTTGAAGAAACAGATGTTAGAGTCGGTACTTTTGGAGTTGCAGAATTTCTCGGAGTCTCAGGAGGCAGAAGGGAGCAGCGGCTCCCAGGTCGCTGCTGCTGTCACCCCTGATGCTCGGGCAGGTGTGGCCGCAGACAGCCCTCTGGCCAACGGCGTCGCGGGTTCCTTGGATCCCCCAGCGGCAAGAATCGGCAACAGCCTGTTGCCAGATCTGCCCTCGAGGAAGTCCAGGGAGAAGCCAGACAAGAGAAAAGAGACCGCTAAGTCCCCCTACCCCAAGTTCAGAAGGGCTAGCGGGAGGCTGGCTGGGCGGAAGGTGTTCGTGGAAATCCCTAAAAAGAAGTACACTCGACGACTCCGAGAGCAGCAGAAGAGTGCCGAGCAGGACACCGGGGACCGTGGGGGCCCCCGGGAGCCCAGCCCAGACGCCGGGGGAACGGTGAAGGAGCTGGTCACAGTCGCAAAAGACGAGGAGGACGGCGGGGCTGGGGCCGAGGCGGAGGCAGTGCTGCCGAaggcggggcagggggaggaggaggacgaggacgaggaggaggagggggaggagggggcggggaggcggaGGAGCAACTTCCAGTGCACGCGCTGCGAGAAGGCCTTTCTGTACGAGAAGAGCTTCCTGAAGCACGTCCGGCACCACCACGGCGTGGCCACCGAGGTGGTCCACCGCTGCGACACCTGCGGCCAGACTTTTGCCAACCGCTGCAACCTGAAGGGCCACCAGCGCCATGTGCACAGCAGCGAGCGCCACTTCCCGTGCGAGTTGTGCGGCAAGAAGTTCAAGAGGAAGAAGGACGTGAAGCGGCACGTGGTGCAGGTGCACGAGGGCGGCGGCGAGCGGCACCAGTGCCAGCAGTGCGGCAAGGGCCTGAGCTCCAAAACGGCGCTGCGGCTGCACGAGCGCACGCACACGGGCCACAAGCCCTACGGCTGCACCGAGTGCCCGGCCACCTTCTCGCAGCCCTCGGCCCTCAAGACCCACCTGAG AATTCACACGGGGGAAAAACCTTTCGTCTGTGATGAATGTGGTGCAAGATTCACTCAGAACCACATGCTGATTTATCATAAAAGGTGTCACACAG GTGAGAGGCCTTTCATGTGTGAAACGTGTGGCAAGAGTTTCGCTTCCAAGGAGTATTTAAAACATCACAACAGGATCCACACTGGGTCCAAACCCTTTAAATGTGAAGTTTGTTTCAGGACTTTTGCTCAGCGGAATTCGCTTTACCAGCATATCAAAGTCCACACAG GGGAGCGGCCCTACTGTTGCGACCAGTGTGGCAAGCAGTTCACGCAGCTCAACGCGCTCCAGCGCCACCACCGGATCCACACGGGGGAGAAGCCGTTCATGTGCAACGCGTGCGGGCGGACGTTCACCGACAAGTCCACGCTCCGGCGGCACACCTCG ATCCACGATAAGACAACTCCATGGAAGTCTTTCCTCGTCATCGTGGACGGCTCTCCCAAGAACGGCGATGGGCACAAGACTGAGCAGCCCGATGAAGAGTACACGCCGTCCAAACTCTCTGATAAATTGCTGTCTTTCGCAGAAAATGGCCATTTTCACAACCTGGCCACCGTGCAGGGCAGCATGCCTGCCGTGCACGATGACAGTCCTGCGGACCCGGCCTGTAAGTCGGACGGCCCAGTGGGGTCCCAGGACACGCTGCTGGCCACCACCATCAACGAGCTGAGCGAGCTGACGCCGCAGACGGACCCGGGCCCACACAGCTCCACTCTCTGA
- the GZF1 gene encoding GDNF-inducible zinc finger protein 1 isoform X1, which translates to MRRSSSTRDGRGQAHHGQSASPSPAPRPAPRPSGSLLVPGPSPRKLVGGGRSLFLGRRNMESGAVLLESKSSPLNLLHEMHQLRLLGHLCDVTVSVEYQGVREEFMAHKAVLAATSKFFKEVFLNEKTADGTRTNVYLDEVQVADFASFLEFVYTAKVQVEEDRVQRMLEMAEKLKCLDLSETCFQLKKQMLESVLLELQNFSESQEAEGSSGSQVAAAVTPDARAGVAADSPLANGVAGSLDPPAARIGNSLLPDLPSRKSREKPDKRKETAKSPYPKFRRASGRLAGRKVFVEIPKKKYTRRLREQQKSAEQDTGDRGGPREPSPDAGGTVKELVTVAKDEEDGGAGAEAEAVLPKAGQGEEEDEDEEEEGEEGAGRRRSNFQCTRCEKAFLYEKSFLKHVRHHHGVATEVVHRCDTCGQTFANRCNLKGHQRHVHSSERHFPCELCGKKFKRKKDVKRHVVQVHEGGGERHQCQQCGKGLSSKTALRLHERTHTGHKPYGCTECPATFSQPSALKTHLRIHTGEKPFVCDECGARFTQNHMLIYHKRCHTGERPFMCETCGKSFASKEYLKHHNRIHTGSKPFKCEVCFRTFAQRNSLYQHIKVHTGERPYCCDQCGKQFTQLNALQRHHRIHTGEKPFMCNACGRTFTDKSTLRRHTSIHDKTTPWKSFLVIVDGSPKNGDGHKTEQPDEEYTPSKLSDKLLSFAENGHFHNLATVQGSMPAVHDDSPADPACKSDGPVGSQDTLLATTINELSELTPQTDPGPHSSTL; encoded by the exons ATGCGCAGGTCCTCCTCTACCCGCGACGGACGGGGCCAGGCCCACCACGGCCAATCGGCGTCGCCCTCGCCggcgccgcgccccgccccccgTCCGTCGGGCAGTCTGCTGGTCCCGGGGCCTAGTCCTCGGAAGCTCGTCGGCGGCGGCCGGTCG CTGTTCCTGGGAAGAAGAAACATGGAGAGTGGTGCAGTTCTGCTGGAATCCAAGTCCTCCCCGCTTAACCTTCTGCATGAAATGCACCAGCTCCGCCTGCTGGGTCACCTGTGCGACGTGACTGTCAGCGTGGAGTACCAGGGCGTCCGGGAGGAATTCATGGCCCACAAGGCGGTGCTGGCAGCCACCAGcaagttttttaaggaagtgtTTCTTAATGAGAAGACTGCGGACGGCACGAGGACTAATGTCTACTTAGACGAAGTGCAGGTGGCTGACTTCGCTTCTTTTCTTGAGTTCGTCTACACTGCAAAGGTCCAGGTGGAGGAAGATCGGGTGCAGCGAATGCTGGAAATGGCAGAAAAGCTGAAATGTTTGGACTTATCTGAAACCTGTTTTCAGTTGAAGAAACAGATGTTAGAGTCGGTACTTTTGGAGTTGCAGAATTTCTCGGAGTCTCAGGAGGCAGAAGGGAGCAGCGGCTCCCAGGTCGCTGCTGCTGTCACCCCTGATGCTCGGGCAGGTGTGGCCGCAGACAGCCCTCTGGCCAACGGCGTCGCGGGTTCCTTGGATCCCCCAGCGGCAAGAATCGGCAACAGCCTGTTGCCAGATCTGCCCTCGAGGAAGTCCAGGGAGAAGCCAGACAAGAGAAAAGAGACCGCTAAGTCCCCCTACCCCAAGTTCAGAAGGGCTAGCGGGAGGCTGGCTGGGCGGAAGGTGTTCGTGGAAATCCCTAAAAAGAAGTACACTCGACGACTCCGAGAGCAGCAGAAGAGTGCCGAGCAGGACACCGGGGACCGTGGGGGCCCCCGGGAGCCCAGCCCAGACGCCGGGGGAACGGTGAAGGAGCTGGTCACAGTCGCAAAAGACGAGGAGGACGGCGGGGCTGGGGCCGAGGCGGAGGCAGTGCTGCCGAaggcggggcagggggaggaggaggacgaggacgaggaggaggagggggaggagggggcggggaggcggaGGAGCAACTTCCAGTGCACGCGCTGCGAGAAGGCCTTTCTGTACGAGAAGAGCTTCCTGAAGCACGTCCGGCACCACCACGGCGTGGCCACCGAGGTGGTCCACCGCTGCGACACCTGCGGCCAGACTTTTGCCAACCGCTGCAACCTGAAGGGCCACCAGCGCCATGTGCACAGCAGCGAGCGCCACTTCCCGTGCGAGTTGTGCGGCAAGAAGTTCAAGAGGAAGAAGGACGTGAAGCGGCACGTGGTGCAGGTGCACGAGGGCGGCGGCGAGCGGCACCAGTGCCAGCAGTGCGGCAAGGGCCTGAGCTCCAAAACGGCGCTGCGGCTGCACGAGCGCACGCACACGGGCCACAAGCCCTACGGCTGCACCGAGTGCCCGGCCACCTTCTCGCAGCCCTCGGCCCTCAAGACCCACCTGAG AATTCACACGGGGGAAAAACCTTTCGTCTGTGATGAATGTGGTGCAAGATTCACTCAGAACCACATGCTGATTTATCATAAAAGGTGTCACACAG GTGAGAGGCCTTTCATGTGTGAAACGTGTGGCAAGAGTTTCGCTTCCAAGGAGTATTTAAAACATCACAACAGGATCCACACTGGGTCCAAACCCTTTAAATGTGAAGTTTGTTTCAGGACTTTTGCTCAGCGGAATTCGCTTTACCAGCATATCAAAGTCCACACAG GGGAGCGGCCCTACTGTTGCGACCAGTGTGGCAAGCAGTTCACGCAGCTCAACGCGCTCCAGCGCCACCACCGGATCCACACGGGGGAGAAGCCGTTCATGTGCAACGCGTGCGGGCGGACGTTCACCGACAAGTCCACGCTCCGGCGGCACACCTCG ATCCACGATAAGACAACTCCATGGAAGTCTTTCCTCGTCATCGTGGACGGCTCTCCCAAGAACGGCGATGGGCACAAGACTGAGCAGCCCGATGAAGAGTACACGCCGTCCAAACTCTCTGATAAATTGCTGTCTTTCGCAGAAAATGGCCATTTTCACAACCTGGCCACCGTGCAGGGCAGCATGCCTGCCGTGCACGATGACAGTCCTGCGGACCCGGCCTGTAAGTCGGACGGCCCAGTGGGGTCCCAGGACACGCTGCTGGCCACCACCATCAACGAGCTGAGCGAGCTGACGCCGCAGACGGACCCGGGCCCACACAGCTCCACTCTCTGA
- the NXT1 gene encoding NTF2-related export protein 1 isoform X1, with product MDNGIHTGSLPPCRPTAQLPQVQEAPGWRPSSAGPEMASVDFKTYVDQACRAAEEFVNVYYTTMDKRRRLLSRLYMGTATLVWNGNAVSGQESLSEFFEMLPSSEFQINVVDCQPVHDEATPSQTTVLVVICGTVKFEGNKQRDFNQNFILTAQASPSNTVWKIASDCFRFQDWAC from the coding sequence ATGGACAATGGCATTCACACAGGGTCTCTTCCACCTTGCCGCCCCACAGCCCAGCTCccccaggtacaggaagcacctGGGTGGAGGCCTTCCTCAGCGGGGCCAGAGATGGCGTCCGTGGACTTCAAGACCTATGTGGACCAGGCCTGCCGCGCCGCTGAGGAGTTCGTGAACGTGTACTACACCACCATGGACAAGAGGCGGCGGCTGCTGTCCCGCCTGTACATGGGCACGGCCACCTTGGTGTGGAACGGCAACGCCGTTTCGGGACAAGAGTCCTTGAGTGAGTTTTTTGAGATGCTGCCTTCTAGTGAGTTCCAAATCAACGTGGTAGACTGCCAGCCTGTTCACGATGAAGCCACCCCGAGCCAGACCACGGTCCTCGTGGTGATCTGTGGGACGGTGAAGTTTGAGGGCAACAAACAGCGGGACTTCAACCAGAACTTCATCCTGACAGCCCAGGCCTCGCCCAGCAACACAGTGTGGAAGATTGCCAGCGACTGCTTCCGCTTCCAGGACTGGGCCTGCTAG
- the NXT1 gene encoding NTF2-related export protein 1 isoform X2 gives MASVDFKTYVDQACRAAEEFVNVYYTTMDKRRRLLSRLYMGTATLVWNGNAVSGQESLSEFFEMLPSSEFQINVVDCQPVHDEATPSQTTVLVVICGTVKFEGNKQRDFNQNFILTAQASPSNTVWKIASDCFRFQDWAC, from the coding sequence ATGGCGTCCGTGGACTTCAAGACCTATGTGGACCAGGCCTGCCGCGCCGCTGAGGAGTTCGTGAACGTGTACTACACCACCATGGACAAGAGGCGGCGGCTGCTGTCCCGCCTGTACATGGGCACGGCCACCTTGGTGTGGAACGGCAACGCCGTTTCGGGACAAGAGTCCTTGAGTGAGTTTTTTGAGATGCTGCCTTCTAGTGAGTTCCAAATCAACGTGGTAGACTGCCAGCCTGTTCACGATGAAGCCACCCCGAGCCAGACCACGGTCCTCGTGGTGATCTGTGGGACGGTGAAGTTTGAGGGCAACAAACAGCGGGACTTCAACCAGAACTTCATCCTGACAGCCCAGGCCTCGCCCAGCAACACAGTGTGGAAGATTGCCAGCGACTGCTTCCGCTTCCAGGACTGGGCCTGCTAG